The Oncorhynchus mykiss isolate Arlee chromosome 30, USDA_OmykA_1.1, whole genome shotgun sequence genome includes a window with the following:
- the LOC110521393 gene encoding peroxisome proliferator-activated receptor alpha isoform X2: protein MSHNAIRFGRMPQSEKLKLKAEIQTGDREVEDPEQADQKTLARHIYEAYLKNFNMNKAKARTILTGKTSTPPFVIHDMDTLQLAEQTLVAKMVGTAGGHLLEKEAEVRIFHCCQCTSVETVTELTEFAKSVPGFSSLDLNDQVTLLKYGVYEALFALLASCMNKDGLLVAYGSGFITREFLKSLRRPFSDMMEPKFQFAMKFNGLELDDSDLALFVAAIICCGDRPGLVNVGHIERMQENIVQVLRLHLLANHPDDTFLFPKLLQKLSDLRQLVTEHAQLVQEIKKTEDMSLHPLLQEIYRDMY from the exons ATGTCCCACAATG CGATCCGTTTTGGTCGGATGCCCCAGTCAGAGAAGCTGAAGCTGAAGGCAGAGATCCAGACGGGGGACAGGGAGGTGGAGGACCCCGAGCAAGCTGACCAGAAGACCCTGGCCAGGCACATCTATGAGGCCTACCTCAAAAACTTCAACATGAACAAGGCCAAAGCCCGCACCATCCTCACCGGAAAGACCAGCACTCCA CCATTTGTCATCCACGACATGGATACCCTCCAGCTGGCAGAGCAGACCCTCGTTGCCAAGATGGTGGGCACGGCTGGGGGCCATCTGCTGGAGAAGGAGGCTGAGGTCCGCATCTTCCACTGCTGCCAGTGCACCTCTGTGGAGACGGTCACAGAGCTGACTGAGTTCGCCAAGTCTGTCCCCGGCTTCTCCAGCCTGGACCTGAACGACCAGGTGACTCTGCTGAAGTATGGAGTGTACGAGGCGCTGTTCGCCCTGCTGGCCTCATGTATGAACAAGGACGGCCTCCTGGTGGCCTACGGATCGGGATTCATCACCAGGGAGTTTCTCAAGAGTCTGAGGAGGCCCTTCAGCGACATGATGGAACCCAAGTTCCAGTTCGCCATGAAGTTCAACGGGCTGGAGCTGGATGACAGTGACCTGGCCCTGTTTGTGGCCGCCATCATCTGCTgtggag aCCGTCCCGGCCTGGTGAACGTTGGCCACATTGAGCGCATGCAGGAGAACATTGTTCAGGTGCTGCGGCTCCACCTGCTGGCCAACCACCCAGACGACACCTTCCTCTTCCCCAAGCTGCTGCAGAAACTGTCCGACCTCCGGCAGCTGGTCACCGAGCACGCTCAGTTGGTCCAGGAGATCAAGAAAACAGAGGACATGTCACTCCACCCCTTGCTGCAGGAGATCTACAGAGACATGTACTGA